In Brachypodium distachyon strain Bd21 chromosome 2, Brachypodium_distachyon_v3.0, whole genome shotgun sequence, one genomic interval encodes:
- the LOC104583236 gene encoding putative FBD-associated F-box protein At5g22720 isoform X1: MEPRDRGRSERLEEDRVSGLPDELLHEILRRLQSSPAAARTSALSRRWRRVWASVPDLVLGDDLQIHHGASFLDAVDGALDSYAAAADPSSHLHGLEITVPFAGIHVDVPARRVAPWLRFAARCRAVALHLRINSCPIPPWAREELDLPLLETATSITLVLGSRFRLRPPLSGAFAALADLEIKLGAMETRALEVLVSTVTLVDASSGVSLRSATLQHLKFQASTGRLDIAAPALQVLDAYRHIADAYVEAPNLAEVVLGRCDRFVFADAGRHLRRLDVTMLTCTAIALLAARFDSIDELRLHGTFQEGEEWWRFLDDHNLHLPKCETLWISSFGPKASVPCVLRRLLRRGNGVRKLRMLVLCLNGCLLLTILSMSLTTKRHGGRRHHP; the protein is encoded by the exons ATGGAGCCCCGCGACCGCGGCCGGAGTGAGCGCCTGGAAGAGGACCGCGTCAGTGGCCTCCCCGACGAGCTGCTGCACGAaatcctccgccgcctccagtcgtcccccgccgccgcgcgcacgAGCGCGCTCTCCCGCCGCTGGCGCCGCGTCTGGGCCAGCGTCCCAGATCTCGTCCTGGGCGACGACCTGCAGATCCATCACGGGGCCTCCTTCCTCGACGCCGTCGACGGCGCCCTTGACtcctacgccgccgccgccgatccgTCCTCCCACCTCCACGGCCTCGAGATCACCGTGCCCTTCGCCGGAATCCACGTCGACGTCCCGGCACGCCGCGTCGCGCCGTGGCTGCGTTTCGCCGCGCGGTGCCGCGCGGTTGCGCTCCACCTCCGCATCAATTCCTGCCCGATTCCGCCATGGGCGCGCGAGGAGCTCGATCTTCCCTTGCTCGAGACGGCGACGAGCATCACGCTGGTCCTCGGCTCACGATTCCGCCTCCGGCCCCCGCTGTCCGGCGCGTTCGCGGCGCTGGCCGATCTGGAGATAAAGCTTGGCGCCATGGAAACCCGGGCGCTGGAGGTCCTCGTGTCCACGGTCACGCTCGTCGATGCCTCCTCCGGCGTCTCGCTGCGCTCTGCCACACTCCAGCATCTCAAATTCCAAGCCTCCACAGGCCGTCTGGACATCGCCGCCCCTGCGCTCCAGGTGCTCGACGCATATCGCCACATCGCTGACGCTTACGTCGAAGCCCCGAACCTGGCCGAGGTCGTTTTGGGCCGCTGTGACAGGTTCGTCTTCGCTGACGCCGGGCGCCACCTTCGGCGGCTAGACGTAACGATGCTCACGTGCACTGCGATAGCACTGCTGGCAGCGCGGTTCGACTCGATCGACGAGCTCCGACTCCACGGCACCTTT caggaaggagaagaatggtGGAGATTCTTGGACGACCATAATCTTCATCTTCCCAAGTGCGAGACCTTGTGGATATCCTCATTCGGTCCGAAGGCCTCTGTGCCTTGCGTGCTGCGTCGTCTCCTGAGGAGAGGCAATGGTGTAAGGAAGCTTCGAATGCTCGTTTTATGCCTCAACG GCTGCTTATTGCTCACCATCTTGTCCATGTCGCTCACCACAAAGCGCCATGGTGGACGGCGCCATCATCCTTGA
- the LOC104583236 gene encoding putative FBD-associated F-box protein At5g22720 isoform X2 — translation MEPRDRGRSERLEEDRVSGLPDELLHEILRRLQSSPAAARTSALSRRWRRVWASVPDLVLGDDLQIHHGASFLDAVDGALDSYAAAADPSSHLHGLEITVPFAGIHVDVPARRVAPWLRFAARCRAVALHLRINSCPIPPWAREELDLPLLETATSITLVLGSRFRLRPPLSGAFAALADLEIKLGAMETRALEVLVSTVTLVDASSGVSLRSATLQHLKFQASTGRLDIAAPALQVLDAYRHIADAYVEAPNLAEVVLGRCDRFVFADAGRHLRRLDVTMLTCTAIALLAARFDSIDELRLHGTFEGEEWWRFLDDHNLHLPKCETLWISSFGPKASVPCVLRRLLRRGNGVRKLRMLVLCLNGCLLLTILSMSLTTKRHGGRRHHP, via the exons ATGGAGCCCCGCGACCGCGGCCGGAGTGAGCGCCTGGAAGAGGACCGCGTCAGTGGCCTCCCCGACGAGCTGCTGCACGAaatcctccgccgcctccagtcgtcccccgccgccgcgcgcacgAGCGCGCTCTCCCGCCGCTGGCGCCGCGTCTGGGCCAGCGTCCCAGATCTCGTCCTGGGCGACGACCTGCAGATCCATCACGGGGCCTCCTTCCTCGACGCCGTCGACGGCGCCCTTGACtcctacgccgccgccgccgatccgTCCTCCCACCTCCACGGCCTCGAGATCACCGTGCCCTTCGCCGGAATCCACGTCGACGTCCCGGCACGCCGCGTCGCGCCGTGGCTGCGTTTCGCCGCGCGGTGCCGCGCGGTTGCGCTCCACCTCCGCATCAATTCCTGCCCGATTCCGCCATGGGCGCGCGAGGAGCTCGATCTTCCCTTGCTCGAGACGGCGACGAGCATCACGCTGGTCCTCGGCTCACGATTCCGCCTCCGGCCCCCGCTGTCCGGCGCGTTCGCGGCGCTGGCCGATCTGGAGATAAAGCTTGGCGCCATGGAAACCCGGGCGCTGGAGGTCCTCGTGTCCACGGTCACGCTCGTCGATGCCTCCTCCGGCGTCTCGCTGCGCTCTGCCACACTCCAGCATCTCAAATTCCAAGCCTCCACAGGCCGTCTGGACATCGCCGCCCCTGCGCTCCAGGTGCTCGACGCATATCGCCACATCGCTGACGCTTACGTCGAAGCCCCGAACCTGGCCGAGGTCGTTTTGGGCCGCTGTGACAGGTTCGTCTTCGCTGACGCCGGGCGCCACCTTCGGCGGCTAGACGTAACGATGCTCACGTGCACTGCGATAGCACTGCTGGCAGCGCGGTTCGACTCGATCGACGAGCTCCGACTCCACGGCACCTTT gaaggagaagaatggtGGAGATTCTTGGACGACCATAATCTTCATCTTCCCAAGTGCGAGACCTTGTGGATATCCTCATTCGGTCCGAAGGCCTCTGTGCCTTGCGTGCTGCGTCGTCTCCTGAGGAGAGGCAATGGTGTAAGGAAGCTTCGAATGCTCGTTTTATGCCTCAACG GCTGCTTATTGCTCACCATCTTGTCCATGTCGCTCACCACAAAGCGCCATGGTGGACGGCGCCATCATCCTTGA